From the genome of Halorussus caseinilyticus, one region includes:
- a CDS encoding glycosyltransferase family 4 protein yields the protein MHVAFLSLNAYDMLTGGHEGNVGGSQLQQALIAEELADRGHEVTFVENDAPFKEATAVNGVRVVLKDEHSDRSLPVRLPARVASTLRTLSEIGPDAVYARVPNLDIFPVAAYCSVTDTRFVYNFAHDSELTDDPMVFDGSLSDNAVYWGLMQKALGSADVLVAQNDFQYTRARERFPGTNVSLVWNGYPDPESGGDSGRDPDSRTDRSDDAPTKVLWVATLREWKQPEVVLELAAEIPDAEFVVVGGRASESPDLYDSFEAAANETENVRFEGFVPYENVDEYFARADVFLNTSTDEGFPNTFLQSWANRTAVVSLNVDPNDILRENDIGYCADGSVDEMAERLGELVRDDERRRRYLTNAYEYFVENHSIEQVTDQYEAALRGEL from the coding sequence ATGCACGTCGCCTTCCTTTCGCTCAACGCGTACGATATGCTCACGGGAGGGCACGAGGGAAACGTCGGCGGTTCCCAACTCCAGCAGGCGCTCATCGCCGAGGAACTCGCCGACCGCGGTCACGAAGTCACCTTCGTCGAGAACGACGCGCCGTTCAAAGAAGCGACCGCGGTAAACGGCGTCCGCGTCGTTCTGAAAGACGAACACTCCGACAGGAGCCTTCCGGTTCGTCTCCCGGCCCGCGTTGCTTCCACGCTCCGAACGCTCTCGGAGATAGGTCCCGATGCGGTCTACGCTCGGGTTCCGAACCTCGACATCTTTCCGGTCGCGGCGTACTGTTCGGTCACGGACACCCGGTTCGTCTACAACTTCGCTCACGACAGCGAACTCACCGACGACCCCATGGTCTTCGACGGTTCGCTGAGCGACAACGCGGTCTACTGGGGACTGATGCAGAAGGCGCTCGGGTCCGCGGACGTACTCGTCGCTCAAAACGACTTCCAGTACACTCGTGCCCGCGAACGCTTCCCCGGAACGAACGTCTCGCTCGTCTGGAACGGCTATCCCGACCCGGAGTCGGGCGGCGACTCGGGCCGCGACCCCGACTCACGGACGGACCGGTCGGACGATGCTCCGACGAAGGTACTCTGGGTCGCCACGTTGCGCGAGTGGAAACAACCCGAAGTCGTGTTGGAGTTGGCGGCCGAGATTCCGGACGCGGAGTTCGTCGTGGTCGGCGGCCGAGCGTCGGAATCGCCCGACCTGTACGACTCGTTCGAAGCGGCCGCGAACGAGACCGAGAACGTCCGGTTCGAGGGGTTCGTTCCCTACGAGAACGTGGACGAGTACTTCGCTCGTGCGGACGTGTTCCTCAACACCTCGACCGACGAAGGCTTCCCGAACACGTTCCTCCAGTCGTGGGCGAATCGAACCGCGGTGGTCAGTCTGAACGTCGACCCCAACGACATCCTCCGGGAAAACGACATCGGCTACTGCGCCGACGGGTCCGTAGACGAGATGGCCGAACGACTCGGGGAACTCGTTCGAGACGACGAACGTCGTCGTCGGTATCTGACCAACGCCTACGAGTACTTCGTGGAGAACCACAGTATCGAACAGGTCACCGACCAGTACGAGGCGGCCCTCCGCGGGGAGTTGTAA
- a CDS encoding glucose-1-phosphate thymidylyltransferase has translation MKGLVLAGGTGSRLRPITHTGPKQLVPVANKPVIQYGIEDLAAVGIDEIGVVLGTKGREEIQNFLGDGSDFGVDITYIVQGEPLGLAHAVGCAREFVDGDDFVMYLGDNILKQGIGEMVERFRAEDCAAGIALQHVDNPQQFGVADVEPDGTVTRLVEKPTDPPSDLALIGIYIFSPKVFDVISDLEPSWRGELEITDAIQALIERGETIDSHVVDGWWKDTGKPMDILEANRLVLEEKPGSRNGTIDGGADVMGHVDLHEDAAIESGAVVRGPVSIAAETVIEDGSYVGPYTSIGPDSVIDGVHIENSIIVGESTLSTDGRIVDSLIGRGASVGSSKDLLPEGRRLVVGENSNLKL, from the coding sequence ATGAAAGGGCTGGTACTCGCGGGGGGAACTGGGTCACGGCTTCGCCCGATTACGCACACTGGACCGAAACAACTCGTCCCCGTAGCGAACAAGCCGGTCATCCAATACGGTATCGAAGACCTCGCGGCGGTCGGAATCGACGAGATTGGGGTGGTTCTCGGAACGAAAGGTCGTGAGGAGATACAGAACTTCCTCGGTGACGGCTCCGACTTCGGTGTAGATATTACGTACATCGTCCAAGGCGAACCGCTGGGACTCGCACATGCGGTCGGATGCGCACGGGAATTCGTGGACGGTGACGACTTCGTTATGTATCTCGGAGACAATATCCTCAAGCAGGGCATCGGGGAGATGGTCGAGCGTTTTCGCGCGGAGGACTGTGCCGCAGGTATTGCACTCCAGCACGTCGATAACCCCCAGCAGTTCGGTGTTGCCGACGTGGAACCGGACGGGACCGTCACACGCCTCGTCGAGAAACCCACCGACCCTCCGTCTGACTTGGCACTCATCGGAATCTATATCTTCTCACCGAAGGTCTTCGACGTGATTTCGGACCTCGAACCGTCGTGGAGGGGTGAACTCGAAATCACCGACGCTATTCAGGCACTCATCGAACGCGGTGAAACGATTGACTCCCACGTCGTGGATGGCTGGTGGAAGGATACCGGGAAACCGATGGACATCCTCGAAGCCAACCGATTGGTCCTCGAGGAGAAACCCGGCTCACGGAACGGAACTATCGACGGCGGGGCAGACGTTATGGGACACGTCGACCTCCACGAGGACGCCGCTATCGAGTCGGGGGCCGTGGTCCGCGGGCCAGTGAGTATCGCCGCCGAGACGGTTATCGAGGATGGAAGCTACGTCGGCCCGTACACGTCCATCGGTCCCGACTCGGTAATCGACGGCGTTCACATCGAGAACAGCATCATCGTCGGAGAAAGCACCTTGTCAACCGATGGCAGAATCGTCGATAGCCTCATCGGTCGCGGGGCCAGCGTCGGGAGTTCGAAAGACCTCCTCCCCGAGGGGCGACGACTCGTCGTCGGCGAGAACTCGAATCTGAAACTCTAA
- a CDS encoding GNAT family N-acetyltransferase, with the protein MELVEYTPEFEADWNEFVARSKNATFMFNRGYMEYHSDRFEDKSLICYYKNDPIALFPANVTENEMISHGGLTFGGFLTSNRVKTPKIMELFEELTTYAERQGLERIIYKCIPYIYHNYPASEDRYGLFRHDAHLTRRDVTTVISRPNHPEFQKNRRRKIADAEDAGLQVRESTDFETYWDILEINLDEEHDVEPVHTLEEIELLHDRFPDNIRLIASFEEGQMVGGVVIYQSEQVARTQYIANSNRGREVGALDIVFDRLIHGNLISTEYLDLGISTEDAGRYLNEGLVFFKEGFGGRGVVHDFYEIPIGTY; encoded by the coding sequence ATGGAACTGGTCGAATACACACCTGAATTCGAGGCGGACTGGAACGAATTCGTTGCACGGTCCAAGAACGCTACCTTTATGTTCAATCGGGGATACATGGAGTACCACTCGGACCGCTTCGAGGATAAATCGCTCATCTGTTACTATAAGAACGACCCAATCGCGCTGTTTCCCGCGAACGTCACCGAAAACGAGATGATTTCCCACGGTGGCTTGACGTTTGGCGGTTTCCTTACCTCTAACCGGGTAAAGACTCCGAAGATTATGGAACTCTTCGAGGAACTGACTACCTATGCAGAACGGCAGGGACTTGAGCGAATCATCTACAAGTGCATCCCATATATCTACCACAACTATCCGGCCTCCGAAGACCGATATGGACTGTTCCGGCACGACGCTCATTTGACGAGGCGTGACGTGACAACGGTCATCTCCCGTCCCAATCACCCCGAGTTCCAGAAGAACCGACGGCGGAAAATAGCCGATGCGGAAGACGCTGGACTCCAAGTGCGTGAGTCCACCGACTTCGAAACCTACTGGGACATCCTCGAGATTAACCTTGACGAGGAACACGACGTAGAACCCGTCCACACCTTAGAAGAAATTGAACTTCTCCACGACCGTTTCCCGGACAACATCCGACTAATTGCGTCCTTCGAAGAGGGCCAGATGGTTGGCGGTGTAGTAATATATCAGAGCGAGCAAGTTGCCCGAACCCAGTATATCGCGAATAGTAACAGAGGCCGTGAAGTCGGTGCATTGGACATCGTCTTCGACCGCTTAATCCACGGGAACCTCATCAGTACCGAGTACCTTGACTTAGGCATTTCCACGGAAGACGCTGGCCGGTATCTCAACGAAGGACTGGTGTTCTTCAAGGAAGGCTTCGGGGGGCGAGGGGTCGTTCACGACTTCTACGAGATTCCAATTGGAACCTATTGA
- a CDS encoding acetyltransferase, with amino-acid sequence MNQPERTDGRDLIIVGAGETAKIAHEYFRFDSPHTVHAFSAEEEYIDSETVQGLPVVPFSELAEKYPPSEYAAFVAVSSTKLNRVRQDLYERTKENGYSLVSYVSSDAFVWRTAEIGENAFILENNVVQHDCTIGDNVVLWSGNHVGHRSRIGDHSFITSHAVISGFCDVGEFSFIGVNACIADETSIGNDCIVGAGGVVHRDLKEGKVYVGNPVAPLEKSSYESMGMERPEE; translated from the coding sequence ATGAACCAACCCGAGAGAACGGACGGCAGGGACCTTATCATCGTCGGCGCGGGGGAGACTGCCAAAATTGCTCACGAGTACTTTCGATTCGACTCCCCGCACACGGTGCATGCCTTCAGTGCCGAAGAGGAGTACATCGATTCGGAGACCGTGCAGGGCCTCCCCGTCGTCCCGTTTAGTGAATTGGCTGAGAAGTATCCCCCGTCGGAGTACGCGGCCTTTGTCGCCGTCTCGTCCACGAAGTTAAACCGAGTTCGCCAAGACCTGTACGAGCGAACGAAGGAGAACGGTTATTCGCTGGTGTCCTACGTGAGTTCCGACGCCTTCGTGTGGCGAACCGCGGAAATCGGCGAAAACGCGTTCATCTTGGAGAACAACGTGGTGCAACACGACTGTACGATTGGTGATAACGTCGTTCTCTGGAGCGGCAACCACGTCGGACACCGAAGTCGAATCGGCGACCACAGTTTCATCACATCCCACGCCGTGATTTCCGGGTTCTGTGACGTTGGCGAGTTCTCGTTTATCGGCGTTAATGCCTGTATAGCCGACGAGACTTCTATCGGAAACGATTGTATCGTCGGAGCGGGCGGAGTCGTCCACAGGGACCTCAAAGAGGGGAAGGTCTACGTCGGGAATCCGGTCGCCCCACTGGAGAAGAGCAGCTACGAATCGATGGGCATGGAACGGCCGGAAGAATGA
- a CDS encoding sugar 3,4-ketoisomerase, with protein sequence MNHDCDDPSIGRRIDLPKIADERGNLTFIEQNGHVPFEIKRVYYLYDVPGGESRGGHAHRELEQFIIAANGSFDLVLDDGTDRERIHLNRSYYGIYMPAGVWRELENFSSGSVCLVLASEHYDEDDYIRDYEAFVEWRDDTL encoded by the coding sequence ATGAATCACGACTGTGATGACCCCTCCATCGGTCGCCGAATCGACCTTCCGAAAATCGCCGACGAGCGCGGGAACCTCACCTTCATCGAGCAAAACGGTCACGTCCCATTCGAAATCAAACGCGTCTACTACCTGTACGACGTACCCGGCGGCGAGTCTCGGGGCGGCCACGCCCACCGCGAACTCGAACAGTTCATCATCGCCGCTAACGGGAGTTTCGACCTCGTACTCGACGACGGAACCGACCGTGAGCGCATCCACCTCAATCGCTCGTATTACGGAATCTACATGCCCGCTGGCGTCTGGCGTGAACTCGAGAACTTCTCGTCGGGGTCGGTGTGTCTCGTCCTCGCGTCCGAACACTACGACGAGGACGATTACATCCGGGACTACGAGGCGTTCGTGGAGTGGCGCGACGACACTCTCTAG
- a CDS encoding DegT/DnrJ/EryC1/StrS family aminotransferase, whose product MPTVPFLDFSREYDEIGSEMLAAAETVLSSGDYILGNQVEAFERDFAEYVDADHGIGVNSGSDALNLALDAVDIEAGDEVILPAHTFVSTADAVVHNGGIPVFVDIDPETYTIDPSSVERNLTEDTAAIIAVHLYGQPADMDPLLELAREHDLAIVEDASQAHGATYKNRPVGDIGDVGCFSLYPTKNLGAYGDAGIAVTSDDELAEYLRMAREYGSPRKYRYEFVGSNSRLDEFQAAFLDEKLEYLDEFNQRRRDCAAQYDSLLESVVTPTVADDVSHVYHLYVVQTPHRDALREHLSESGVQTLIHYPTPIHQQPAYEDIGRTGDLSVTERTADRILSLPMHPWCRSDEIEYIAALIEEFEA is encoded by the coding sequence ATGCCTACGGTCCCATTTCTGGATTTCTCGCGGGAGTACGACGAAATCGGGTCGGAGATGCTTGCGGCGGCAGAAACCGTACTCAGTTCGGGCGACTACATCCTCGGAAATCAGGTCGAAGCGTTCGAGCGGGACTTTGCGGAGTACGTCGATGCGGACCACGGTATCGGGGTGAACTCCGGCTCGGACGCCCTGAACCTCGCACTAGACGCGGTAGATATTGAGGCGGGTGACGAGGTAATTCTGCCCGCACATACGTTCGTATCGACCGCGGACGCAGTTGTCCACAACGGCGGAATCCCGGTGTTCGTCGACATCGACCCGGAGACGTACACAATCGACCCGAGTAGCGTCGAACGGAACCTCACGGAGGACACTGCGGCGATTATCGCGGTTCACCTCTACGGCCAGCCTGCGGATATGGACCCGCTCCTCGAACTCGCCCGTGAACACGACCTTGCAATCGTCGAGGACGCATCTCAGGCGCACGGCGCTACGTACAAGAATCGGCCCGTCGGCGACATCGGGGACGTTGGTTGCTTCAGCCTCTATCCGACCAAGAACCTCGGCGCGTACGGCGACGCGGGAATCGCCGTAACGTCGGACGACGAACTGGCCGAGTACCTTCGGATGGCCCGCGAGTACGGGTCACCCCGAAAGTATCGGTACGAATTCGTCGGGTCGAACAGCCGACTCGACGAGTTCCAAGCGGCGTTCCTCGACGAGAAACTCGAGTACTTAGACGAGTTCAACCAGCGACGGCGTGACTGCGCGGCACAGTACGATTCTCTGTTGGAAAGTGTCGTCACTCCGACGGTCGCCGACGACGTATCGCACGTCTACCACCTGTACGTCGTTCAGACGCCTCACCGGGACGCACTTCGGGAACACCTCTCCGAGAGTGGCGTCCAGACCCTCATTCACTATCCGACGCCGATTCACCAGCAACCCGCCTACGAGGACATCGGGCGTACTGGAGACCTGTCTGTGACCGAGCGCACCGCGGACCGGATTCTCTCCCTCCCGATGCATCCTTGGTGCCGGAGTGACGAGATTGAGTACATCGCCGCACTGATTGAGGAGTTCGAGGCATGA
- a CDS encoding glycosyltransferase produces MPDSEPLVSVFLPTYNHENYVEESIESALQQEYENLEIVIGDDCSTDSTWDIVSRYAAEYPETITAFRNEENLGITGNCNEVLRRCSGKYVVFHSGDDILRPGKIRSQVEVLESDPDCALCYHDVEVFDSENGETKFYWNSGPEGTPPVEGDTGTLAEQLVIKGTSFLSAQSIMVRREAIPADGYDERVPIASDWLMWIETCATTDGTVRYIDRPMARYRKHSESITESVQHDIDKFVTLAIVESRYPELCDAVRHRRGYMYYRRAVSDILANENERGRHNLLNSVRYSVYSWKWIGWWVYSWLNQVGLGPTNESN; encoded by the coding sequence ATGCCAGATTCCGAACCTCTAGTCTCGGTCTTTCTCCCCACGTACAACCACGAGAACTACGTCGAGGAGTCAATAGAGTCGGCCCTGCAACAGGAGTACGAGAATCTGGAAATCGTCATCGGAGACGACTGCTCGACGGACTCGACGTGGGACATCGTTTCTCGGTACGCCGCGGAGTATCCAGAGACTATTACGGCCTTCCGGAACGAGGAGAACCTCGGTATCACGGGGAACTGCAACGAAGTGCTTCGGCGCTGTTCGGGGAAATACGTCGTCTTTCACTCGGGTGACGACATCCTGCGTCCGGGAAAAATACGGTCACAGGTCGAGGTTCTCGAGTCAGACCCGGACTGCGCGCTATGTTATCACGATGTCGAAGTCTTCGACTCGGAGAACGGTGAAACCAAATTCTACTGGAATTCGGGTCCCGAAGGGACACCTCCCGTAGAGGGTGACACGGGAACGCTCGCCGAACAACTCGTAATTAAGGGCACGAGTTTCCTGTCTGCACAGAGCATCATGGTACGCCGGGAGGCTATCCCCGCAGACGGATACGACGAGCGCGTCCCCATCGCCTCAGACTGGCTCATGTGGATTGAAACGTGCGCCACCACGGACGGGACGGTGAGGTACATCGACAGACCGATGGCGCGTTACCGAAAGCACAGCGAAAGTATCACTGAATCCGTCCAACACGATATAGACAAATTTGTGACGCTCGCCATCGTCGAGAGCCGGTATCCCGAACTTTGCGATGCGGTTCGACACCGGAGAGGATACATGTACTACCGGAGGGCGGTGTCGGATATTCTCGCAAACGAGAACGAACGCGGCCGCCACAACCTGCTTAACAGCGTCCGATACTCCGTCTACTCGTGGAAGTGGATTGGATGGTGGGTGTATAGCTGGCTGAATCAGGTCGGACTCGGACCCACCAACGAGAGCAACTAG
- a CDS encoding class I SAM-dependent methyltransferase, whose amino-acid sequence MDNLLLLARMARNYRSIPAGMRFSEQLLLISEILTLPRSKKGCIVECGCYLGGTTANLSLAAELTDRHVHVFDSFDGMPEDSTPEDAHIVGEGVGSESGWTTDDYVASRADFERYLHRYGCPQRVTIHEGPFDETLPEFSEECALGYVDADYRDANAIVLEELWPQLKEDCRIYTHGADFYPVSQLYFDRDWWQTTLDTSPPGLVGAGSGLGCIPSDGSKGWTSSFGYAVKEADGR is encoded by the coding sequence ATGGACAATCTGTTATTGCTTGCACGGATGGCCCGGAATTACCGTTCTATTCCCGCTGGAATGAGATTCAGTGAGCAACTGTTACTTATCAGTGAGATTCTCACGCTTCCCCGGTCAAAAAAGGGCTGTATCGTCGAGTGCGGTTGTTACCTCGGGGGAACCACTGCAAACCTTTCTCTCGCCGCAGAACTTACAGACCGCCACGTCCACGTGTTCGATTCCTTTGATGGAATGCCTGAAGATTCGACCCCTGAAGACGCACACATAGTCGGCGAGGGAGTCGGGTCAGAATCCGGATGGACCACAGACGACTACGTGGCGTCACGCGCTGATTTCGAGCGATACCTCCACCGCTACGGGTGCCCCCAACGAGTGACGATTCACGAAGGCCCGTTCGACGAGACTCTTCCGGAGTTCTCCGAGGAGTGCGCCCTCGGCTACGTCGATGCTGATTACCGAGACGCGAATGCCATCGTGTTAGAGGAGCTTTGGCCCCAACTCAAAGAAGACTGCCGTATCTATACCCACGGTGCGGACTTTTATCCGGTGAGCCAGCTATATTTTGACCGAGACTGGTGGCAAACGACATTGGATACCTCTCCGCCGGGTCTCGTCGGGGCGGGAAGTGGACTTGGTTGCATCCCCAGCGACGGGAGTAAAGGCTGGACAAGTAGCTTCGGATACGCAGTCAAAGAAGCCGACGGCCGTTAG
- the rfbB gene encoding dTDP-glucose 4,6-dehydratase, with amino-acid sequence MRILVTGGAGFIGSNFVHYVLGEHDDAEVVTLDALTYAGSRDNLEGVLDDPRHEFVRGDVRDQNLVTDLVADVDVVVNFAAESHVDRSIEGAKPFVSTNVQGTQTLLDAAKDAGIERFLQVSTDEVYGQVLDGKFAEDDPLNPRNPYAATKAGADLLAQSYETTHDLPVLVTRTCNNFGPRQHSEKLIPKFIQNAAAGEPLPLYGDGSNVREWLYVEDNCRALDLVLRDGKVGEVYNIGSHDEKTNLEVTETILDAVGASDELIEFVEDRAGHDQRYALESEKIQSLGWKPSYSFEDALDSTVSYYLD; translated from the coding sequence ATGCGCATCCTCGTCACTGGCGGCGCTGGGTTTATCGGGTCGAACTTCGTCCACTACGTTCTTGGCGAACACGACGACGCTGAAGTCGTCACGCTCGATGCACTGACGTACGCGGGTTCTCGAGACAATCTAGAGGGTGTCCTCGACGACCCTCGCCACGAATTCGTTCGAGGAGATGTCCGCGACCAAAACCTCGTCACCGACCTCGTTGCAGACGTTGATGTGGTCGTCAACTTCGCGGCGGAGTCACACGTCGACCGCTCTATCGAGGGGGCGAAACCGTTCGTCTCGACGAACGTGCAAGGTACACAGACACTCCTCGATGCGGCTAAGGACGCCGGTATCGAGCGATTCCTTCAGGTTTCTACCGACGAGGTGTACGGTCAAGTACTCGACGGGAAATTCGCCGAAGACGACCCGCTGAATCCACGGAATCCCTACGCTGCGACGAAGGCAGGTGCCGACCTGCTCGCCCAGAGCTACGAGACAACTCACGACCTACCGGTACTCGTCACGCGAACGTGCAACAACTTCGGTCCACGACAGCATTCCGAAAAGCTGATACCGAAGTTTATCCAGAACGCCGCCGCCGGTGAACCGTTGCCGCTGTACGGCGACGGGTCGAACGTCCGCGAGTGGCTATACGTCGAGGACAACTGCCGTGCGCTCGACCTCGTACTCCGGGATGGCAAGGTCGGCGAGGTCTACAACATCGGTAGTCACGACGAGAAGACGAACCTCGAAGTCACCGAGACGATTCTCGATGCCGTCGGTGCCTCAGATGAGCTAATCGAATTCGTCGAGGACCGTGCTGGCCACGACCAGCGGTACGCACTCGAAAGTGAAAAGATTCAATCACTCGGCTGGAAGCCCAGTTACTCCTTCGAGGACGCCCTCGACTCGACTGTTAGCTACTATCTCGACTGA
- a CDS encoding ABC transporter ATP-binding protein yields MDADSERIHYRKQLQALVRVARYRPGFTAAIIVAGVFAAALEAVGLSFILPIIEIVQAPGNPAANAEGVLLVFVAAYQRLGIPFTLATVVAGVSFVLTVRWTSTFAVRWLRGVLAVNYTRELQTRAFGNALDARVEYFDREGSDDILNAIVTQAEYAGRVIQFVVNFLEQGLLCLMYLAVAFVLSPLLTLFAIVFLGGFSILFRYVLESGYDIGDRVADANERVQQTAQAGTQGIRDTKLFGLKGELFGDFLDAVEQFASSSIKQRRNQQAIQNFYNLLTAISVFLLIYLAIDFAEMSLGALGVFLFAMFRLGPKVSNLNTKLYKIENNLPHLVRTQQFIDELDQSREREVELESVPEEVRTVTFDDVHFSYRGQDEEVLSGVSLELEKGEFVGIVGESGAGKSTIVSLLARFYEPDSGEVRANSHPIDEMPIDEWRERIAVVRQDPFIFNDTLRYNLTIGNRDVSEEKLDRVTRIAKVDEFFDELPEGYDTRLGDHGVRLSGGQRQRVALARALLKEADVLVLDEATSNLDSMLEKEVQTSIENLESDYAMIGIAHRLSTVQNADRIHTVDSGEIIETGRHEELVAKNGQYAKLYSMQSQGTEKT; encoded by the coding sequence ATGGATGCAGACTCCGAGCGGATTCACTACCGGAAGCAACTCCAAGCTCTAGTGCGAGTTGCCAGATACAGACCGGGATTTACGGCGGCGATTATCGTCGCTGGCGTCTTTGCGGCGGCGCTCGAAGCGGTCGGGTTGAGTTTCATTCTTCCAATCATCGAAATCGTGCAGGCACCGGGGAATCCGGCGGCCAACGCGGAGGGGGTACTACTGGTGTTCGTGGCGGCGTATCAGCGGCTGGGAATTCCATTCACGCTCGCTACCGTGGTCGCGGGCGTTAGTTTCGTGCTTACGGTTCGGTGGACCTCGACGTTCGCCGTCCGATGGTTGCGCGGAGTTTTGGCCGTTAACTACACGCGAGAACTACAAACACGGGCGTTCGGAAATGCACTCGACGCGCGGGTCGAGTACTTCGACCGGGAGGGGTCGGACGATATTCTCAACGCGATTGTAACTCAGGCCGAGTACGCCGGTCGAGTCATACAGTTCGTCGTCAACTTCCTCGAACAGGGACTGCTGTGTCTGATGTACCTCGCAGTCGCGTTCGTGCTGTCACCGCTTCTGACACTCTTTGCCATCGTGTTTCTCGGTGGCTTTTCGATACTGTTCCGGTACGTTTTGGAGTCGGGCTACGATATTGGCGACCGGGTTGCGGACGCAAACGAACGCGTCCAACAGACCGCACAGGCAGGGACACAGGGAATTCGGGACACGAAGCTATTCGGGCTAAAAGGGGAACTCTTCGGTGATTTCTTGGATGCGGTAGAACAGTTTGCCAGTTCGAGTATCAAACAGCGTCGTAATCAGCAGGCGATACAGAATTTCTACAACCTGTTGACGGCAATCTCGGTATTCCTGTTGATATATCTCGCTATAGATTTCGCCGAGATGTCACTTGGCGCACTGGGTGTTTTCCTCTTTGCGATGTTCAGACTCGGACCGAAGGTGAGTAATCTCAACACGAAACTCTATAAGATAGAGAACAACCTCCCGCATCTCGTTCGAACGCAGCAGTTCATCGACGAACTTGACCAAAGTCGAGAGCGGGAAGTCGAGTTAGAGTCGGTGCCTGAAGAAGTGCGAACGGTTACGTTCGACGATGTTCACTTCTCGTATCGAGGTCAGGACGAGGAGGTACTGTCGGGTGTCTCTCTAGAACTCGAGAAAGGCGAATTCGTGGGAATCGTCGGTGAGTCCGGTGCTGGAAAATCAACAATCGTCTCGTTACTGGCCCGCTTTTACGAACCGGATTCCGGTGAAGTTCGGGCGAACAGTCACCCGATTGATGAAATGCCAATCGACGAGTGGCGCGAGCGGATTGCAGTCGTTCGTCAGGACCCGTTTATCTTCAACGACACGCTTCGCTACAACCTCACCATCGGGAATCGGGATGTCTCGGAGGAAAAGTTGGACAGAGTTACTCGGATTGCCAAGGTAGACGAGTTCTTCGACGAACTGCCCGAGGGATACGACACACGACTCGGGGACCACGGTGTGCGTCTCTCGGGGGGACAGCGACAGCGTGTCGCGTTAGCCCGAGCGTTACTGAAGGAAGCAGACGTGCTTGTGCTCGACGAGGCTACGAGTAATCTCGATTCGATGCTGGAGAAAGAGGTGCAAACGTCCATCGAGAATCTGGAATCGGACTACGCGATGATTGGAATCGCCCATCGACTATCGACAGTACAGAATGCCGACCGGATTCACACGGTCGATTCGGGAGAAATCATCGAGACCGGAAGACACGAGGAACTCGTTGCGAAAAACGGACAATACGCGAAACTGTATAGCATGCAGTCGCAAGGTACGGAGAAGACGTGA